One Stenotrophomonas maltophilia R551-3 genomic window, AGAACGCGCCGGCGCCGATGGTCAGGCCGATCGGGAAGCGGTAGGTGGTCCACAGGTTGGCGCTGTGCTTGGCGGTGTTCGGGAACTCGTTGCCGTTGTTCGGCGACGGCACGTAGACGTTGGACGGGCAGGTCCGGCCCGACACGGCGCAGACGAAGCCGTTGTCCTTCAGTTCCGAGTCCAGGTAGGTGTAGCCGCCGTACAGGCTCCAGGCGTCGGTGAGCTGCCCGGTGAAGCCCAGTTCGAAGCCGTTGATTTCCTTCTTGCCTGCGTTCTGGCTGGTGCCGTTGTCGATCGTCACACGTGCGTTGTTCATCACGGTATGGAAGATCGCCGCGGTCAGGTTCAGGCGGTTGTCGAGCAGGTCCCACTTGGTGCCCAGTTCGAGGTTCTTGGTGTCCTGCGGCTTGAGGTCGGCCACAGCCGCGCTCAGACCGTCGGAGCCGTCACCTCCGTCCATGCCCGGCGGGGTCGAAGAGGTGCCCCAGGACAGGTAGATGCTGCCGTTGGCCGCCGGCTTGAACACCACGCCGGCCTGGTAGTTCAGAAAGTCGTTGTCATTGCGCACGCGGGTCGGCGCCGCACCGGCCACCGGCGTGGTCAGGGTGGTGCGGAAGTCGTCGTAGCGCAGGCCGAGATTGAAGCTCCACTGTGCGTTGAGTTCGATGGTGTCGAACAGGTACGCCGAGGTGGTCTTGGTGCGCTGTTCGACGTCCAGCGCCTTGTCGCTGCGATACACCGCGTGGGTCGCCGCCCACGGATCGTTCGGGTTCGGATTGGCGAAGCTGGTGCAGTTGTAGCCGGTGGCCGCGCCGGTGGTCGGGCACTTGCTGTTGCCGGTCAGCGGGTTACTGGTGCCCGGGGTCATCAGGTAGCTGCCGCGGGTCATCTTCTCGTCGCTGTACTCCACACCGGCGCTGTAGCTGTGCTTGAGCGCGCCGGTCTGGAACGCGCCGGTCAGGCCCAGCTGGTCAGCGAAGCTCTTGACGTCGACGGCGCGGCTGTTGGTACGGCGCCACAAGGTGCCGTAGTTGTTCGGGTTGCCCTGGCTGTCGTCCGGCTGGGTCCACAGGTAGTCGTTGCTGGTGTTGCCCAGGCGCGCAATGTTGCGCAGCTTGTGGCCACCGAAGTCGTAGCTGGCGTCCAGGGTGCTGATGTCGGCGCGGGTGCGCTGGAAGTCACGGTCGACCAGGCCGTAGTAGTTGTTGCGGTCCGGCACCATCGGGCGGCCATCGACCCACTTCGAGGCCGGCGCACCGTTCGGATTACCGTACGGGAAACCACCTGCATCCGGCAGGTCGTCGCTCTGCATGTGGTAGTGGCTGGCAATCAGCTGCGCCGGGCCGTTCAGGCCGAACGCGATCGACGGTGCGATGCCCCAGCGGCTGACATTGGCGGCGTCACGGCCGGCGATGTCCGACTCGTGCTTCATCAGGTTCAGGCGGGCGGCGATGCCATCGCCCAGCACGTAGTTGGCGTCCACGGTGCCGCGTGCGTAGCTGTCGGTACCGATGCCCATGCTGGCGCTGGTTTCGTTCTTCAGCTTCGGCGTCTTGCTCACCAGGTTCAGGCTGCCACCACCGGAGTCACGGCCGCCGTAGGCCGAGCTCGGGCCCTTGACCACTTCCACCTGCTCCAGGTCGAAGATTTCGCGGGTCTGCGAACCGACGTCGCGCAGGCCATCGACAAACATGTTGCTCTGCGAATCGAAGCCGCGGATGAAGGGACGGTCGCCGGTCGGGTTGCCGCCTTCGCCGGCACCGAAGGTGATGCCCGGCACCATGCGCAGTGCATCCTGCAGGTTGGTCGCACCGGTTTCGGCAATCAGCTTCTCCGACACGATCGACACCGACTTCGGAGTGTTCAGCAGTTCCGCGGTGAACTTCGGCGAGGACGGATTGAACCAGCTGCCGCGCACCTGCACCTTGTCCAGGTCGGTGGCCTTGCGGGATGCAGCGTCAGCGTTGTCGGCGGCCTGTGCGGCCAGCGGTGCGAAGCCGGCGGCGAGGGTGGCGGTGGCGAGCAGGGAAACGCGCGGGGCGTACTTGCGGGTCTTGATATGGGTCATGGTCTGGATGGCGGTGGCTTGGATCAGGAAAGGGCGAGGGCCGAAGCGCAGACAGCGCGACGACACGTAGAAGGCGGTTTCTGTAGAGCCGAGCCGACGCTCGGCTGCGCGGTGAACGGCTTCAGGCGCACGGCAACGGCCGCAAGGCGCCTCAGCTGGCGTGCGGTGCGGGAGGTGCGTGGCCGGGATTCAGGCGCAGCGAAGGGTCGTGCAACTGCCAGCGCAAGGCGTCGGAGCGCCACAACGGGATATGGGCGACCAGAGCCGCACGGGGCGGGGCCAGGCCGGTGCAGGGCGCGCCGCCCTCGCCATCAAGCGGGGGTTCGGGTGCAGGCGCCGCATGTTGAGGACATTCGTCCGCCGGCGGGGCCGGCAGCGGCATGGCCTGCAGCAGGTTGTCCGCGTGTGCCTGCCAGCCGTGGGCGGCAGGTTCGTTGCCGCGCCCTTCGTGCAATGCCGACCACCCCAGCAGCAGCGTCAGCAGCGCGGCCACGAGCAGCGGCCACCCTTGACGGGCGAGCTGGCGCAGCGTGGCGGTGGGCGCGGGCGAAGCCATGGCGCGAGGGCGGAGTCGTTACGAAGATGTTACGTAGAATAACATCAACGATAATGATTCGCATATGCGAGCTCGGACGGGCGATCGGGATGCCCCCGAAAGGCCCTGGAAGGTTGCTCAGGGCGTTCCAGTAGATCCACCTCACGGGTGGATGCTCTCCGGCAGGCGCGTGCATGCGCGGGTCCTTGCCGGGCGGCGGCGCCTCAATCGCGGTCGTCGCGGGTCCAGATCGCGTCGTGCTCGCGCTTTACCGGGAACTTCGGCACCGGGCTGTAGGCCGGGGCACACAGGGCACGGCCATCGCGCACGTCGAAGCGCGCGCCGTGCAGCACGCACTCCACGCTGCCTTCGGCGGTGTTGAACTCGCCCGAGGACAGCTCGAACTCCTCATGCGTGCACTGGTCTTCCAGCGCGTACAACTCGCCGTCGAGATTGAACACCACGATCGGCGTGCCGGTCACTTCGTCGAACACGCTCTTCATTTCACCCGGCAGCAGTTCGGCACCGGCACAGACGAAGGTCCAGGCCTCGCTCACGCAGAGTCTCCGGCCAGCGGCTTTTCCAGGATCTCGAAGCGCAGGTCGTCGCGCTTGGGGATGCCGAAGCGTTCGTCGCCATACGGAAACGGCTTCTTGATGCCGGTGCGCTGGTAACCGCGGCGTTCATAGAAGGCGATCAGCTCGTCGCGCACATCGATCACCGTCATCTGCATCACCGGCACGCCCCATTCGCGTGCGGCGTGCGCTTCGGCGGCGTCCATCAGTTGCTTGCCGACACCGCCGCCCTGCTGGGCCGGGTCGACCGAGAACATGCCGAAGTAGCCCTTGCCGTCGACATCGGCGACATGGGCGCAGGCCACCAGTTGGCCGTCGCGTTCAGCCAGCAGGATGGTCGAGCGCGGGCGGTCGAGGTCACCCTGGATGCCGTCGGCATCGATGCGGGCGCCATCCAGCAGGTCGGCTTCGTTGGTCCAGCCAACGCGGCTGGCGTCACCACGGTAGGCCGAGGTGACCAGGGTGATCAGGGCGGGGATGTCGGCCGACGTGGCGGCCCGGTAGGTCAGGGTGCTCATGGACACATTCTATGTGGGGTGGGGGCGTGCGCAAATGGGAAGGTGGGGTCAGATCCCTTTCGCAGCGTGATAGGGATCTGGCCCCGGCGTCTACTGACCCAACGGCAGGCCATGGACCGACTGGCACGGGCGCGGAATCGGCAGATGCTCGGGGTCAGATCCCTTTGCGCAGCGAAGGGCTCTGACCCCCTGTTTCCAGGAGGA contains:
- a CDS encoding TonB-dependent receptor, coding for MTHIKTRKYAPRVSLLATATLAAGFAPLAAQAADNADAASRKATDLDKVQVRGSWFNPSSPKFTAELLNTPKSVSIVSEKLIAETGATNLQDALRMVPGITFGAGEGGNPTGDRPFIRGFDSQSNMFVDGLRDVGSQTREIFDLEQVEVVKGPSSAYGGRDSGGGSLNLVSKTPKLKNETSASMGIGTDSYARGTVDANYVLGDGIAARLNLMKHESDIAGRDAANVSRWGIAPSIAFGLNGPAQLIASHYHMQSDDLPDAGGFPYGNPNGAPASKWVDGRPMVPDRNNYYGLVDRDFQRTRADISTLDASYDFGGHKLRNIARLGNTSNDYLWTQPDDSQGNPNNYGTLWRRTNSRAVDVKSFADQLGLTGAFQTGALKHSYSAGVEYSDEKMTRGSYLMTPGTSNPLTGNSKCPTTGAATGYNCTSFANPNPNDPWAATHAVYRSDKALDVEQRTKTTSAYLFDTIELNAQWSFNLGLRYDDFRTTLTTPVAGAAPTRVRNDNDFLNYQAGVVFKPAANGSIYLSWGTSSTPPGMDGGDGSDGLSAAVADLKPQDTKNLELGTKWDLLDNRLNLTAAIFHTVMNNARVTIDNGTSQNAGKKEINGFELGFTGQLTDAWSLYGGYTYLDSELKDNGFVCAVSGRTCPSNVYVPSPNNGNEFPNTAKHSANLWTTYRFPIGLTIGAGAFYSDKQYGDVANTKWIASYTRFDAMASYAIQDNISLQLNVQNLTDKTYFTKAYASHYASIAPGRSATLALNVKF
- a CDS encoding GNAT family N-acetyltransferase — its product is MSTLTYRAATSADIPALITLVTSAYRGDASRVGWTNEADLLDGARIDADGIQGDLDRPRSTILLAERDGQLVACAHVADVDGKGYFGMFSVDPAQQGGGVGKQLMDAAEAHAAREWGVPVMQMTVIDVRDELIAFYERRGYQRTGIKKPFPYGDERFGIPKRDDLRFEILEKPLAGDSA
- a CDS encoding non-heme iron oxygenase ferredoxin subunit, with the protein product MSEAWTFVCAGAELLPGEMKSVFDEVTGTPIVVFNLDGELYALEDQCTHEEFELSSGEFNTAEGSVECVLHGARFDVRDGRALCAPAYSPVPKFPVKREHDAIWTRDDRD